The following proteins come from a genomic window of Sebastes fasciatus isolate fSebFas1 chromosome 6, fSebFas1.pri, whole genome shotgun sequence:
- the ddr2l gene encoding discoidin domain-containing receptor 2 isoform X1 has protein sequence MHLFLLLILQATAAFGQIDPVHCRYALGMEDGRIKDDDITASSQWYETTGPQYARLNREEGDGAWCPEGQLEPSDSQYLQVDLGRLTFLTVVGTQGRYVRYSGNEFARTYRLNYSRDGLLWQSWRNRLGNTVMEGNKNAYTSVINDLYPPIVTRYVRLIPVTKLSTTVCMRVELYGCPWEDGLISYSAPEGQLMMPPGYPIASLNDSTYDGAHERRRLLGGLGQLTDGVIGLDDFLLTRQYHVWPGYDYLGWRNDSLSSLGYVEMEFVFDRQRNFTSMKVHSNNMFSRGVKIFSSVSCWFKPRLIAGWEAEPVAFKTVLDDRNPSARYVTVPLNRRAAKSLRCRFYFADVWMMFSEICFQSEDTVLPTLMTLGSTSPPVKKESTMSTTPVTAVSPSASEPPDDGNTPVLIGCLVTIILLLVIIIFLILWCQYVCKVLEKAPRRILDEEVTVRLSSCSDTIILQTPPVPPRSGHASTGPAANTDPHYERVFLLDPQYQNPAVLRNKLPELSQSAEASALLLLGNPLYDLLLLTSCHMTSGWLRACGGGYAEPDVTQCTPHQCFHSNAPHYAETDIVRLQGVTGSNMYAVPALTVDSLTRKDISAAEFPRQQLIFREKLGEGQFGEVHLCEAEGLPEFLREGSPLPDRDGRSVLVAVKQLRADATSQARNDFLKEIKIMSRLNDPNIIRLLCVCVSSDPLCMVTEYMENGDLNMFLSQREIESTLTHANNIPSVSLSDLLHMSVQISSGMKYLASLNFVHRDLATRNCLLDRRLTIKIADFGMSRNLYSSDYYRIQGRAVLPIRWMAWESILLGKFTTASDVWAFGVTLWEIFTLCKEQPYSLLSDEQVIENTGEFFRNQGRQIFLYGPPLCPPSLFELMMRCWGRDIPDRPTFEGLYQALRPHVNQ, from the exons ATGCACCTCTTCTTGCTGCTGATCCTTCAAGCCACAGCAGCCTTCGGACAGATCGACCCCG ttcactgTCGCTATGCCTTGGGCATGGAGGACGGACGGATTAAagacgatgacatcacagcaTCCAGCCAATGGTACGAGACCACGGGACCACAGTACGCCAG gttgAATCGTGAGGAGGGGGACGGCGCCTGGTGTCCTGAGGGACAGCTGGAGCCTTCAGACAGTCAGTACCTGCAG GTGGACCTGGGCCGGTTGACCTTCCTGACGGTGGTCGGGACTCAGGGACGATACGTCAGGTACTCCGGGAACGAGTTCGCCCGAACTTACCGCCTCAACTACAGCCGGGACGGCCTGCTGTGGCAGTCCTGGAGGAACCGGCTCGGCAACACG GTGATGGAGGGCAACAAGAACGCCTACACCTCCGTCATCAACGACCTCTACCCTCCGATCGTCACCCGCTACGTCCGTCTGATCCCCGTCACCAAGCTGTCCACCACCGTCTGCATGAGGGTGGAGCTGTACGGCTGTCCGTGGGAGG ACGGTCTGATCTCCTACAGCGCTCCGGAGGGTCAGCTCATGATGCCGCCTGGTTATCCCATCGCCAGCCTCAACGACTCCACGTATGACGGCGCTCACGAGAGGAG GAGGCTGCTGGGCGGGCTGGGTCAGCTGACGGACGGCGTGATCGGCCTGGACGACTTCCTGCTGACGCGGCAGTACCACGTGTGGCCGGGCTACGACTACCTGGGCTGGAGGAACGACTCGCTGAGCAGTCTGGGATACGTGGAGATGGAGTTCGTCTTCGACCGCCAGAGGAACTTCACCTCCATGAAG GTTCACAGTAACAACATGTTCTCCCGCGGCGTGAAGATCTTCTCCTCCGTTTCCTGTTGGTTTAAGCCCCGCCTCATCGCCGGATGGGAAGCGGAGCCCGTGGCGTTCAAGACGGTGCTGGACGACAGGAACCCGAGCGCCCGCTACGTCACCGTGCCGCTCAACCGCCGCGCCGCCAAATCCCTCCGCTGCCGCTTTTACTTCGCCGACGTCTGGATGATGTTCAGCGAGATCTGCTTTCAGTCGG AGGACACCGTCCTCCCGACCCTAATGACCTTGGGGTCGACCTCCCCTCCAGTGAAGAAGGAGAGCACCATGTCCACCACACCTGTGACAG CGGTCAGTCCCTCAGCCAGCGAGCCGCCAGATGACGGGAACACGCCCGTCCTGATTGGCTGCCTGGTGACCATCATCCTGCTGCTGgtcatcatcatcttcctcatcctctGGTGCCAGTACGTCTGCAAGGTGCTGGAGAAG gctCCACGTCGGATCCTCGACGAGGAGGTGACAGTCCGCCTGTCGTCCTGCAGCGACACCATCATCCTCCAGACCCCCCCGGTACCCCCCCGCTCTGGCCACGCCTCCACAG GCCCCGCCGCCAACACCGACCCTCACTACGAGAGGGTCTTCCTGTTGGACCCGCAGTACCAGAACCCGGCGGTGCTGAGGAACAAGCTGCCGGAGCTGTCGCAGAGCGCCGAGGCCTCAG ctctcctcctcctcggtaACCCTCTCTATGACCTCCTCCTGCTGACTTCCTGTCACATGACGTCGGGCTGGCTGCGTG CGTGTGGAGGAGGGTACGCCGAGCCCGACGTCACCCAGTGCACGCCGCACCAGTGTTTCCACAGCAACGCGCCACACTACGCCGAGACGGACATCGTGCGGCTGCAGGGCGTCACGGGCAGCAACATGTACGCCGTCCCCGCCCTCACCGTGGACTCGCTCACCAGGAAGGACATCTCCGCCGCCGAGTTCCCGCGGCAACAGCTGATCTTCAGGGAGAAGCTGGGGGAGGGTCAGTTTGGAGAG GTCCACCTGTGTGAGGCCGAGGGACTCCCAGAATTCCTTAGGGAGGGGTCGCCGCTCCCTGACAGAGATGGTCGTTCGGTGCTGGTGGCTGTTAAACAGCTGAGGGCCGACGCCACCAGCCAAGCCAG gaACGACTTCCTGAAGGAGATAAAGATCATGTCTCGTCTCAACGACCCGAACATCATCCGGCtgctgtgcgtgtgcgtgtcgTCCGACCCGCTGTGCATGGTGACGGAGTACATGGAGAACGGAGACCTCAACATGTTCCTGTCTCAGCGGGAGATCGAGAGCACGCTGACGCACGCCAACAACATCCCTTCAGTCAG tctgTCCGACCTCCTCCACATGTCGGTGCAGATCTCGTCTGGGATGAAGTATCTGGCGTCTCTGAACTTCGTGCACCGCGACCTGGCCACCAGGAACTGCCTGCTGGACCGCCGCCTCACCATCAAGATCGCCGACTTCGGGATGAGCCGGAACCTGTACAGCAGCGACTACTACCGCATCCAGGGCCGGGCGGTGCTGCCCATCCGATGGATGGCCTGGGAGAGCATCCTGCTG GGGAAGTTCACCACGGCCAGCGACGTGTGGGCGTTCGGCGTCACCCTGTGGGAGATCTTCACTCTGTGTAAGGAGCAGCCCTACAGCCTGCTGTCAGACGAACAGGTCATCGAGAACACTGGCGAGTTCTTCAGGAACCAGGGCAGACAG ATCTTCCTCTACGGCCCTCCGCTCtgccctccttctctcttcgAGCTGATGATGCGTTGTTGGGGTCGCGACATCCCCGACCGACCCACCTTCGAGGGTCTATACCAAGCCCTGAGGCCCCACGTCAACCAGTGA
- the ddr2l gene encoding discoidin domain-containing receptor 2 isoform X2 → MHLFLLLILQATAAFGQIDPVHCRYALGMEDGRIKDDDITASSQWYETTGPQYARLNREEGDGAWCPEGQLEPSDSQYLQVDLGRLTFLTVVGTQGRYVRYSGNEFARTYRLNYSRDGLLWQSWRNRLGNTVMEGNKNAYTSVINDLYPPIVTRYVRLIPVTKLSTTVCMRVELYGCPWEDGLISYSAPEGQLMMPPGYPIASLNDSTYDGAHERRRLLGGLGQLTDGVIGLDDFLLTRQYHVWPGYDYLGWRNDSLSSLGYVEMEFVFDRQRNFTSMKVHSNNMFSRGVKIFSSVSCWFKPRLIAGWEAEPVAFKTVLDDRNPSARYVTVPLNRRAAKSLRCRFYFADVWMMFSEICFQSEDTVLPTLMTLGSTSPPVKKESTMSTTPVTAVSPSASEPPDDGNTPVLIGCLVTIILLLVIIIFLILWCQYVCKVLEKAPRRILDEEVTVRLSSCSDTIILQTPPVPPRSGHASTGPAANTDPHYERVFLLDPQYQNPAVLRNKLPELSQSAEASACGGGYAEPDVTQCTPHQCFHSNAPHYAETDIVRLQGVTGSNMYAVPALTVDSLTRKDISAAEFPRQQLIFREKLGEGQFGEVHLCEAEGLPEFLREGSPLPDRDGRSVLVAVKQLRADATSQARNDFLKEIKIMSRLNDPNIIRLLCVCVSSDPLCMVTEYMENGDLNMFLSQREIESTLTHANNIPSVSLSDLLHMSVQISSGMKYLASLNFVHRDLATRNCLLDRRLTIKIADFGMSRNLYSSDYYRIQGRAVLPIRWMAWESILLGKFTTASDVWAFGVTLWEIFTLCKEQPYSLLSDEQVIENTGEFFRNQGRQIFLYGPPLCPPSLFELMMRCWGRDIPDRPTFEGLYQALRPHVNQ, encoded by the exons ATGCACCTCTTCTTGCTGCTGATCCTTCAAGCCACAGCAGCCTTCGGACAGATCGACCCCG ttcactgTCGCTATGCCTTGGGCATGGAGGACGGACGGATTAAagacgatgacatcacagcaTCCAGCCAATGGTACGAGACCACGGGACCACAGTACGCCAG gttgAATCGTGAGGAGGGGGACGGCGCCTGGTGTCCTGAGGGACAGCTGGAGCCTTCAGACAGTCAGTACCTGCAG GTGGACCTGGGCCGGTTGACCTTCCTGACGGTGGTCGGGACTCAGGGACGATACGTCAGGTACTCCGGGAACGAGTTCGCCCGAACTTACCGCCTCAACTACAGCCGGGACGGCCTGCTGTGGCAGTCCTGGAGGAACCGGCTCGGCAACACG GTGATGGAGGGCAACAAGAACGCCTACACCTCCGTCATCAACGACCTCTACCCTCCGATCGTCACCCGCTACGTCCGTCTGATCCCCGTCACCAAGCTGTCCACCACCGTCTGCATGAGGGTGGAGCTGTACGGCTGTCCGTGGGAGG ACGGTCTGATCTCCTACAGCGCTCCGGAGGGTCAGCTCATGATGCCGCCTGGTTATCCCATCGCCAGCCTCAACGACTCCACGTATGACGGCGCTCACGAGAGGAG GAGGCTGCTGGGCGGGCTGGGTCAGCTGACGGACGGCGTGATCGGCCTGGACGACTTCCTGCTGACGCGGCAGTACCACGTGTGGCCGGGCTACGACTACCTGGGCTGGAGGAACGACTCGCTGAGCAGTCTGGGATACGTGGAGATGGAGTTCGTCTTCGACCGCCAGAGGAACTTCACCTCCATGAAG GTTCACAGTAACAACATGTTCTCCCGCGGCGTGAAGATCTTCTCCTCCGTTTCCTGTTGGTTTAAGCCCCGCCTCATCGCCGGATGGGAAGCGGAGCCCGTGGCGTTCAAGACGGTGCTGGACGACAGGAACCCGAGCGCCCGCTACGTCACCGTGCCGCTCAACCGCCGCGCCGCCAAATCCCTCCGCTGCCGCTTTTACTTCGCCGACGTCTGGATGATGTTCAGCGAGATCTGCTTTCAGTCGG AGGACACCGTCCTCCCGACCCTAATGACCTTGGGGTCGACCTCCCCTCCAGTGAAGAAGGAGAGCACCATGTCCACCACACCTGTGACAG CGGTCAGTCCCTCAGCCAGCGAGCCGCCAGATGACGGGAACACGCCCGTCCTGATTGGCTGCCTGGTGACCATCATCCTGCTGCTGgtcatcatcatcttcctcatcctctGGTGCCAGTACGTCTGCAAGGTGCTGGAGAAG gctCCACGTCGGATCCTCGACGAGGAGGTGACAGTCCGCCTGTCGTCCTGCAGCGACACCATCATCCTCCAGACCCCCCCGGTACCCCCCCGCTCTGGCCACGCCTCCACAG GCCCCGCCGCCAACACCGACCCTCACTACGAGAGGGTCTTCCTGTTGGACCCGCAGTACCAGAACCCGGCGGTGCTGAGGAACAAGCTGCCGGAGCTGTCGCAGAGCGCCGAGGCCTCAG CGTGTGGAGGAGGGTACGCCGAGCCCGACGTCACCCAGTGCACGCCGCACCAGTGTTTCCACAGCAACGCGCCACACTACGCCGAGACGGACATCGTGCGGCTGCAGGGCGTCACGGGCAGCAACATGTACGCCGTCCCCGCCCTCACCGTGGACTCGCTCACCAGGAAGGACATCTCCGCCGCCGAGTTCCCGCGGCAACAGCTGATCTTCAGGGAGAAGCTGGGGGAGGGTCAGTTTGGAGAG GTCCACCTGTGTGAGGCCGAGGGACTCCCAGAATTCCTTAGGGAGGGGTCGCCGCTCCCTGACAGAGATGGTCGTTCGGTGCTGGTGGCTGTTAAACAGCTGAGGGCCGACGCCACCAGCCAAGCCAG gaACGACTTCCTGAAGGAGATAAAGATCATGTCTCGTCTCAACGACCCGAACATCATCCGGCtgctgtgcgtgtgcgtgtcgTCCGACCCGCTGTGCATGGTGACGGAGTACATGGAGAACGGAGACCTCAACATGTTCCTGTCTCAGCGGGAGATCGAGAGCACGCTGACGCACGCCAACAACATCCCTTCAGTCAG tctgTCCGACCTCCTCCACATGTCGGTGCAGATCTCGTCTGGGATGAAGTATCTGGCGTCTCTGAACTTCGTGCACCGCGACCTGGCCACCAGGAACTGCCTGCTGGACCGCCGCCTCACCATCAAGATCGCCGACTTCGGGATGAGCCGGAACCTGTACAGCAGCGACTACTACCGCATCCAGGGCCGGGCGGTGCTGCCCATCCGATGGATGGCCTGGGAGAGCATCCTGCTG GGGAAGTTCACCACGGCCAGCGACGTGTGGGCGTTCGGCGTCACCCTGTGGGAGATCTTCACTCTGTGTAAGGAGCAGCCCTACAGCCTGCTGTCAGACGAACAGGTCATCGAGAACACTGGCGAGTTCTTCAGGAACCAGGGCAGACAG ATCTTCCTCTACGGCCCTCCGCTCtgccctccttctctcttcgAGCTGATGATGCGTTGTTGGGGTCGCGACATCCCCGACCGACCCACCTTCGAGGGTCTATACCAAGCCCTGAGGCCCCACGTCAACCAGTGA